A region of Sulfitobacter faviae DNA encodes the following proteins:
- the modC gene encoding molybdenum ABC transporter ATP-binding protein, translated as MLEVTLRHGFDGFDLDLSFTTQGGITALFGRSGAGKTTVINALAGLLRPSAGRVVLDGEVLLDTQRGIWVPPHRRRLGYVFQDARLFPHLDVRGNLTFGARYAPRGSQGAGFADVVALLGLEPLLGRAPATLSGGEKQRVALGRALLCHPRMLLMDEPLASLDGPRKQEILPYLERLRDGGLGLPILYVSHAVDEIARLADRLVLLQNGRLKAQGALFDVMADPAAVPLLGVREAGAVLEADVIAHAEDGLSTLAVRAGQLELPGVQAPVGARVRLRVLAQDVILSRARPEGLSSVNILPVRVEAVHPGDGPGAAIALDAGGDRLLARVTARAVRDLDLRAGMSCYAILKATTVAPGSIGR; from the coding sequence ATGCTAGAGGTCACGCTGCGCCATGGGTTCGACGGCTTTGATCTGGACCTTTCTTTCACCACCCAAGGCGGAATCACCGCGCTCTTTGGCCGCTCCGGCGCGGGCAAGACGACGGTGATCAATGCGCTTGCCGGATTGCTGCGCCCCAGTGCCGGGCGCGTGGTGCTGGACGGTGAGGTGCTTTTGGATACGCAGCGCGGCATCTGGGTGCCGCCGCATCGCCGCAGGCTGGGCTATGTCTTTCAAGACGCGCGGCTTTTTCCTCATTTGGACGTACGCGGCAACCTGACCTTCGGCGCGCGCTATGCGCCCCGCGGCAGCCAAGGTGCGGGTTTTGCCGATGTCGTGGCACTTCTGGGGCTTGAGCCCCTGCTCGGCCGTGCCCCGGCAACGCTTTCAGGCGGAGAAAAACAGCGCGTCGCCCTTGGTCGCGCCCTGCTGTGCCATCCGCGCATGCTGCTGATGGACGAACCGCTGGCCAGCCTTGACGGTCCGCGCAAGCAAGAGATCCTGCCCTATCTCGAACGGCTGCGCGACGGGGGGTTGGGCCTGCCAATCCTCTACGTCAGCCACGCGGTGGACGAGATCGCCCGCCTCGCCGATCGCTTGGTGCTGCTGCAAAACGGGCGGTTGAAGGCGCAGGGCGCCCTGTTTGACGTGATGGCCGACCCCGCCGCCGTGCCGCTGCTGGGCGTGCGCGAGGCGGGCGCAGTGTTGGAGGCCGATGTCATTGCCCATGCCGAAGACGGGCTTTCGACCCTCGCCGTGCGGGCGGGGCAGTTGGAGCTTCCCGGCGTGCAAGCGCCGGTGGGCGCGCGGGTGCGGCTGCGGGTCTTGGCGCAGGATGTGATCCTGTCGCGCGCGCGGCCCGAGGGGCTGTCTTCGGTCAACATCCTGCCCGTGCGGGTCGAGGCCGTGCATCCCGGCGACGGCCCCGGTGCGGCCATCGCGCTCGACGCAGGCGGAGACCGCCTTTTGGCGCGGGTGACAGCGCGGGCGGTCCGCGACCTTGATCTGCGCGCGGGCATGAGCTGCTATGCCATCCTCAAGGCCACCACCGTAGCCCCGGGCAGCATCGGGCGCTGA
- the modB gene encoding molybdate ABC transporter permease subunit, protein MDLDAAAWSALLLSLRVASVAMLCSLPLALWVAWILARKEFRGKGVVSALVHLPLVLPPVVTGYLLLLSFGRNAPLGRLLESLGIGLAFHWTGAVLAALIMGFPLMVRAMRLAIEAVDPRIEDAAATLGAPRLSVFCRVTLPLIFPGILAGAVMGFAKAMGEFGATITFVANIPGQTQTLPSAIWTALQVPGGENRALAMAALAGLVALAAVLLSEALARRVAKRISGAR, encoded by the coding sequence ATGGATCTTGATGCCGCCGCTTGGAGCGCGCTGTTGCTGTCGCTGCGGGTGGCCAGCGTGGCGATGCTCTGCTCCCTGCCGCTGGCGCTTTGGGTGGCGTGGATCCTCGCCCGGAAGGAGTTTCGCGGCAAAGGTGTGGTGAGCGCGCTGGTCCATCTGCCGCTGGTGCTGCCGCCGGTGGTGACGGGCTATCTGCTGCTGCTCAGCTTTGGCCGCAACGCCCCTTTGGGCCGCCTGTTAGAGAGCCTCGGCATTGGTCTTGCCTTTCATTGGACGGGCGCGGTGCTGGCCGCGCTGATCATGGGCTTCCCGCTCATGGTTCGCGCCATGCGGCTGGCGATCGAAGCGGTCGACCCCCGGATCGAAGACGCCGCCGCCACCTTGGGCGCGCCGCGCCTGAGCGTATTTTGCCGCGTCACCCTGCCGCTGATCTTTCCCGGCATCCTCGCCGGGGCGGTGATGGGCTTTGCCAAGGCGATGGGTGAATTCGGCGCCACGATCACCTTTGTCGCCAATATCCCCGGCCAGACCCAAACCCTGCCAAGCGCGATCTGGACAGCCTTGCAGGTGCCCGGCGGTGAGAACCGTGCGCTGGCGATGGCCGCGCTGGCCGGGCTGGTGGCGCTGGCCGCCGTGCTGCTCTCCGAAGCCTTGGCGCGGCGGGTCGCCAAACGCATTTCGGGGGCGCGCTGA
- a CDS encoding NAD-dependent epimerase/dehydratase family protein, whose protein sequence is MDSTQRILVTGTGGFIGFHLARLLLAEGARVQGYDGMTDYYDVALKQRRHAMLLQHEHFTTKEALLEDRETFDALVDDFAPDMIVHLAAQAGVRHSIDHPRAFLEANITGTFNVMEAARRLEVKHLLMASSSSIYGANTDMPFAEAGATDRPLSIYAATKKANEGMAHAYAHLWGLPTTMFRFFTVYGPWGRPDLALSKFVDAILDGRPIDIYNHGEMYRDFTCVDDLVRAIRLLMDCVPPQPGTAPPPPDWDSLSPAAPYRVVNIGNSEKVRLLDFVEAIEAALGKRAVRNYMGMQMGDAPATWADAALLHRLTGYRPQTGIHEGIARFVAWFRDYHGR, encoded by the coding sequence ATGGACAGCACGCAAAGGATACTTGTCACCGGCACGGGCGGTTTCATCGGTTTTCACCTTGCCCGGCTGTTGCTGGCCGAAGGCGCGCGGGTGCAGGGCTATGATGGGATGACCGATTACTACGATGTCGCCCTGAAACAACGCCGCCACGCGATGCTGCTTCAGCATGAGCATTTCACCACCAAAGAAGCCCTGCTGGAAGACCGCGAGACCTTCGACGCGCTGGTCGATGACTTTGCCCCCGACATGATCGTGCACCTTGCCGCACAGGCGGGCGTGCGTCATAGCATCGACCACCCCCGCGCCTTTCTGGAGGCGAATATCACCGGCACCTTCAACGTGATGGAAGCCGCGCGGCGGTTGGAGGTGAAACACCTGCTCATGGCCTCCTCCTCGTCAATCTACGGGGCCAATACCGATATGCCTTTCGCCGAGGCCGGGGCCACCGACCGGCCCCTGTCGATCTACGCCGCCACGAAAAAGGCGAATGAGGGGATGGCCCATGCCTATGCGCATCTCTGGGGTCTGCCGACGACGATGTTTCGGTTTTTCACCGTCTACGGGCCTTGGGGTCGGCCCGACCTTGCCTTGAGTAAATTCGTCGACGCGATCCTCGATGGCCGCCCGATCGACATCTACAACCACGGCGAGATGTACCGCGATTTCACCTGCGTCGACGATCTGGTGCGCGCCATCCGGCTGCTGATGGATTGCGTCCCGCCGCAACCGGGCACGGCGCCACCGCCGCCGGACTGGGATTCGCTCTCCCCCGCGGCCCCCTACCGTGTGGTGAATATCGGCAATTCCGAAAAGGTGCGCCTGCTGGATTTCGTCGAGGCGATCGAAGCCGCGCTCGGCAAGCGGGCGGTCCGTAATTACATGGGGATGCAGATGGGTGACGCCCCCGCCACATGGGCCGATGCGGCCCTGCTACATAGGCTCACCGGCTACCGCCCACAGACCGGCATTCACGAAGGCATCGCGCGTTTCGTCGCTTGGTTTCGGGACTATCACGGCAGATAG
- a CDS encoding SDR family oxidoreductase, translating to MTIVITGASRGIGAALARQYKDAGEEVIGTARGAGAQAVLDVTDPASHASFAASLQDRPLDLLICNAGVYLDKGDGLDTGFGPDLWAQSFATNVTGVFLTVQSLLPNLRAAQGAKIAIIASQMGSQTRAPGGSYIYRASKAAAINLGRNLAVDLKPEGISVGIYHPGWVRTDMGGDQGEISVEDSAQGLAGRIAALDLAQTGCFETWDGRAHPF from the coding sequence ATGACCATCGTTATCACCGGCGCCAGCCGCGGCATCGGCGCGGCGCTGGCCCGCCAGTATAAAGACGCGGGCGAAGAGGTGATCGGCACCGCACGCGGCGCAGGCGCGCAGGCCGTGCTGGACGTGACCGACCCGGCAAGCCACGCGTCCTTCGCCGCAAGCCTGCAAGACCGTCCGCTGGACCTGCTGATCTGCAATGCGGGTGTGTATCTCGACAAGGGCGATGGCTTGGATACCGGCTTTGGCCCCGACCTCTGGGCGCAGAGCTTTGCGACCAATGTGACCGGGGTTTTCCTCACCGTGCAATCCCTGCTGCCCAACCTGCGGGCGGCGCAGGGGGCGAAAATCGCGATCATTGCCTCGCAGATGGGGTCGCAGACGCGGGCGCCGGGGGGCAGCTATATCTACCGCGCCTCCAAAGCGGCGGCGATCAATCTGGGGCGCAATCTGGCGGTGGATCTAAAGCCCGAGGGCATCTCGGTGGGCATTTACCACCCCGGCTGGGTGCGCACCGATATGGGTGGCGATCAGGGCGAGATCAGCGTTGAGGACTCCGCACAGGGGCTCGCCGGGCGGATCGCCGCTCTGGACCTCGCCCAAACGGGTTGTTTCGAAACATGGGATGGCCGCGCGCATCCGTTCTAG
- a CDS encoding DUF1178 family protein has product MIRYALKCEAGHGFESWFQSAAAFDSLARAGHLSCAVCGSTEVSKSLMAPRVTSGGSAPAAPEAAEEPQPAETPAPALSNPASDVEKALSALRKKVESTSDYVGKNFVREARDMHAGRSPERPIYGEARLDQARALVAEGVPLMPLPFKPKRQLS; this is encoded by the coding sequence ATGATCCGTTATGCACTGAAATGCGAAGCCGGGCATGGTTTCGAAAGTTGGTTCCAATCCGCGGCAGCCTTTGACAGCCTCGCCCGTGCGGGCCATCTGAGCTGCGCGGTCTGCGGGTCGACGGAGGTGAGCAAATCGCTGATGGCCCCGCGGGTCACCTCGGGCGGCAGCGCTCCGGCTGCGCCGGAAGCGGCAGAAGAACCGCAACCCGCCGAGACACCGGCTCCGGCCCTGTCCAATCCGGCAAGTGATGTGGAAAAGGCGCTGAGCGCCCTGCGCAAAAAGGTCGAATCCACCTCCGATTACGTCGGCAAGAATTTCGTGCGCGAGGCGCGGGACATGCACGCAGGGCGCAGCCCCGAGCGCCCGATCTATGGCGAGGCGCGCTTGGATCAGGCGCGGGCCTTGGTGGCGGAGGGTGTGCCCCTGATGCCGCTCCCGTTCAAACCCAAACGCCAACTTTCCTAA
- the modA gene encoding molybdate ABC transporter substrate-binding protein yields the protein MIRFSALLTVLCSLALPLRAEAPVTVFAAASLRGALEEVTADFPAPVVLSYGGSGTMARQVASGAPADVVLLANSDWMTWLADKGVEGAETAQIIARNRLVLIALADSAPLADPAEMPARLGPEGRLAMGQRDAVPAGSYARAWLTHAGLWQRLQSRLAETDNVRAALALVARGDAPLGVVYASDAQAEPAVQTVYEVPAEAHAPITYPAAALTPEGKTLVDFLTTEAAQAILVDHGFLRADHGS from the coding sequence ATGATAAGATTTTCCGCTCTTCTGACCGTGCTTTGCAGCCTTGCCCTGCCCCTTCGGGCCGAGGCGCCCGTGACGGTCTTTGCCGCCGCCAGCCTGCGCGGCGCGTTGGAGGAGGTCACGGCGGATTTCCCCGCGCCGGTGGTGCTGTCTTACGGCGGGTCGGGCACGATGGCACGGCAAGTCGCCTCCGGAGCGCCCGCCGATGTGGTCTTGCTGGCCAATAGCGACTGGATGACATGGCTCGCGGACAAAGGCGTGGAGGGGGCAGAGACTGCGCAGATCATCGCCCGCAACCGGCTCGTTTTAATTGCCCTCGCCGACAGCGCGCCGCTGGCCGATCCCGCCGAGATGCCCGCCCGGCTTGGCCCCGAGGGGCGGCTTGCCATGGGGCAACGCGATGCCGTTCCCGCAGGCAGCTATGCCCGTGCATGGCTCACCCATGCGGGGCTTTGGCAGCGGCTGCAAAGCCGCTTGGCCGAGACCGACAATGTCCGCGCCGCATTGGCCTTGGTCGCGCGAGGCGATGCGCCGCTTGGCGTGGTCTATGCCAGCGACGCGCAGGCCGAGCCGGCGGTGCAGACCGTCTATGAGGTGCCCGCCGAGGCCCATGCCCCGATCACCTATCCCGCCGCCGCATTGACGCCCGAGGGCAAGACGCTGGTCGATTTCCTGACCACCGAGGCGGCACAGGCGATCCTTGTGGACCACGGGTTCCTTCGGGCCGATCATGGATCTTGA
- a CDS encoding GNAT family N-acetyltransferase, with protein sequence MTPEVPGDHWEVEALYDTCFAPGREALSSYRLRDGVPPVAGLNHVARDSGGILAGAIRYWPVRIGAAKALLLGPVAVHPTRQGEGLGAGLIETSLAQAPPLGWERVMLVGDAPYYNRFGFALLQGVEMPPPTNPARILGRALTEGAWAGVTGKVRRWHD encoded by the coding sequence ATGACCCCGGAGGTGCCCGGCGACCATTGGGAGGTCGAAGCGCTCTATGACACCTGTTTCGCGCCGGGGCGCGAGGCGCTGTCGTCTTACCGTCTGCGCGATGGCGTGCCGCCGGTGGCGGGGCTGAACCATGTGGCGCGCGATAGCGGTGGGATTCTGGCCGGGGCGATCCGCTATTGGCCCGTGCGCATCGGCGCGGCGAAAGCGCTTTTGCTGGGGCCGGTGGCGGTGCACCCCACAAGGCAGGGCGAAGGGCTGGGCGCGGGGCTGATCGAGACCTCGCTTGCGCAGGCGCCCCCCCTGGGCTGGGAGCGGGTGATGCTGGTGGGCGACGCGCCCTATTACAACCGCTTCGGCTTTGCCCTGTTGCAGGGTGTCGAGATGCCGCCGCCCACGAACCCCGCGCGCATCTTGGGCCGCGCCTTGACCGAGGGGGCTTGGGCCGGGGTGACAGGCAAGGTTCGCCGCTGGCACGATTGA
- a CDS encoding EcsC family protein has protein sequence MQIESNLPSTIDVDARLDEIARRYKQAGGVGIHVLNLIGGSADGLIDRLPGAVRRNLEGATMKALSHAMQAAHSSRSYVKDQQSWLNQAVSTAMGAAGGAGGLPTALAELPVTTTLLLRVIQGVAAEHGFDPSAENVQFDCVHVFTAAGPLADDDSADLGFLTVRMALTGRAMNAVIARVAPRLALVLGQKLAAQAVPVLGAVAGAATNYAYTSYYQDMAHVHFGLRKLAIEADIPQEELVARLRKKMGRTPPKL, from the coding sequence ATGCAGATCGAAAGCAACCTGCCCAGCACCATTGATGTCGATGCCCGGCTGGATGAGATCGCCCGCCGGTATAAACAGGCGGGTGGCGTGGGCATCCATGTGCTCAACCTCATCGGCGGCAGCGCGGATGGGTTGATCGACCGTTTGCCGGGGGCGGTGCGCCGCAACCTCGAAGGGGCGACGATGAAGGCGCTTAGCCATGCCATGCAGGCCGCCCATTCCAGCCGCAGCTATGTGAAAGACCAACAGAGCTGGCTGAACCAAGCCGTCTCGACCGCGATGGGCGCCGCAGGCGGGGCCGGGGGGCTGCCGACCGCATTGGCTGAACTGCCGGTGACCACCACGCTGCTGTTGCGGGTCATCCAAGGGGTGGCGGCGGAACATGGGTTCGATCCCTCGGCGGAGAATGTGCAGTTCGACTGCGTGCATGTCTTTACCGCCGCCGGGCCGCTGGCGGATGACGATAGCGCCGATCTGGGGTTTCTTACCGTGCGCATGGCGCTCACGGGCCGCGCGATGAATGCGGTGATCGCCCGGGTGGCGCCGCGTCTGGCGCTGGTGCTGGGGCAAAAGCTTGCGGCGCAGGCGGTGCCGGTGCTGGGTGCAGTGGCTGGGGCTGCGACGAACTATGCCTATACCAGCTATTATCAGGACATGGCCCATGTGCATTTCGGCCTGCGCAAACTGGCGATTGAGGCGGATATCCCGCAAGAGGAACTGGTCGCCCGCCTACGCAAGAAAATGGGCAGGACGCCGCCCAAACTATGA
- a CDS encoding SulP family inorganic anion transporter — translation MRATLHNFAKNLDVTDLRWMPDDGFSIGRLRIELLSGLTVALALVPEAVAFAFVAGVHPLVGLYAAFLVGLITALIGGRPGMISGATGALAVVMVALVAQHGVEYLFATVVLMGLLQIFAGVMQWGKFIRLVPHPVMLGFVNGLAIVIFLAQMSQFKVPGTMVDTGHGVGGGEWLSGQPLYLMLVLVAATMAIIWITPRITKVIPAPLAGIGVIAAVVIGFGLDVPRVGDLASIQGGLPSLHIPMVPLTWETFEIILPYAVILAAIGLIESLLTLNLVGDLTGKRGGASQECIAQGVANTVTGFFGGMGGCAMIGQSMINVKSGGRTRVAGIAAAVFLLLFILVGSSVIELIPLAALVGVMFMVVIGTFAWNSLTILRKVPLMDAFVIILVTVVTVMEDLAVAVVVGVIVSALAYAWNNARRIHATTRESVTEKGAKVYEIHGPLFFGSSDGFAELFDVENDPEVVIVDFADSRVVDQSALQAIEAMAAKYEAAGKRLQLRHLSRDCHRLLNKAGHLMVDSDDDPDYELAVDYDVRTGVLGGH, via the coding sequence ATGCGCGCCACGCTGCACAATTTCGCCAAGAACCTCGATGTGACCGATCTGCGTTGGATGCCGGATGACGGTTTCTCCATCGGGCGGCTGCGGATCGAACTGCTGTCGGGGCTGACCGTGGCGCTGGCGCTGGTGCCCGAGGCGGTGGCCTTCGCCTTCGTCGCCGGTGTGCACCCGCTGGTCGGGCTCTATGCCGCCTTTCTCGTGGGTCTCATCACCGCGCTGATCGGTGGGCGGCCCGGGATGATCTCGGGCGCGACCGGGGCGCTCGCCGTGGTCATGGTGGCGCTGGTGGCGCAGCACGGGGTCGAATACCTCTTTGCCACCGTCGTGTTGATGGGGCTGTTGCAGATTTTCGCGGGCGTCATGCAATGGGGCAAGTTCATCCGGCTGGTGCCGCATCCGGTGATGCTGGGCTTTGTCAACGGCCTCGCCATCGTGATTTTCCTCGCCCAGATGAGCCAGTTCAAAGTGCCGGGCACCATGGTCGACACCGGTCATGGCGTGGGCGGTGGTGAATGGCTTTCGGGCCAGCCGCTCTACCTCATGCTGGTGCTGGTGGCTGCGACCATGGCGATCATTTGGATCACCCCGCGCATCACCAAGGTGATCCCCGCGCCGCTTGCGGGCATCGGCGTGATTGCCGCCGTGGTGATCGGTTTCGGCCTCGACGTGCCGCGGGTGGGTGACTTGGCGTCGATCCAAGGTGGCTTGCCGAGCTTGCATATCCCCATGGTGCCGCTGACTTGGGAAACCTTTGAGATCATCCTGCCTTACGCCGTCATCCTCGCTGCCATCGGTCTGATTGAAAGCCTGCTGACCCTGAACCTCGTCGGTGACCTGACGGGCAAGCGCGGCGGCGCGAGCCAAGAATGTATCGCCCAAGGTGTGGCCAATACGGTCACCGGTTTCTTCGGCGGCATGGGCGGCTGTGCGATGATCGGGCAAAGCATGATCAACGTGAAATCCGGCGGTCGCACCCGTGTCGCCGGGATCGCGGCGGCGGTGTTCTTGTTGCTCTTCATCCTCGTCGGCTCCTCGGTGATCGAGCTTATTCCGCTGGCCGCTCTGGTGGGCGTGATGTTCATGGTGGTGATCGGCACCTTCGCGTGGAACTCCCTGACCATCCTGCGCAAAGTGCCGCTGATGGACGCTTTCGTCATCATTCTGGTGACCGTGGTGACCGTGATGGAAGACCTCGCCGTGGCGGTGGTCGTCGGCGTGATCGTCTCGGCGCTGGCCTATGCATGGAACAACGCCCGGCGCATCCACGCGACCACGCGGGAATCGGTGACCGAGAAGGGGGCCAAGGTATATGAGATCCACGGGCCGCTGTTCTTCGGCTCTTCCGATGGCTTTGCCGAGCTTTTCGACGTGGAGAACGACCCCGAGGTGGTGATCGTCGATTTCGCCGACAGCCGGGTGGTGGACCAATCCGCGCTTCAGGCGATCGAAGCGATGGCCGCGAAATACGAGGCCGCGGGCAAGCGCTTGCAACTGCGCCACCTCAGCCGGGATTGTCACCGTCTGCTGAACAAGGCGGGGCATTTGATGGTCGATAGCGATGACGACCCCGATTACGAATTGGCGGTTGATTACGATGTGCGCACCGGGGTTCTGGGCGGACACTGA
- a CDS encoding aspartate kinase gives MPVLVMKFGGTSVATLDRIRRAAKRVGVEVAKGYDVIVIVSAMSGETNKLVGFVNETSPLYDAREYDAIVSSGENVTAGLMALTLQEMDVPARSWQGWQVPVRTTDAHSAARIEEIPTDNINAKFGEGMKVAVVAGFQGISPQGRITTLGRGGSDTTAVAFAAAFGAERCDIYTDVDGVYTTDPRVESKARKLDKISFEEMLELASLGAKVLQTRSVELAMRYKVKLRVLSSFEEQSDDAGTLVCDEEEIMESNVVAGVAFSRDEAKMTLVSVADRPGIAATIFTALSEGGVNVDMIVQNISEEGRTDMTWSCPVDQVIRAEKAMEKAHEEGIINYQELIADKAVAKVSVVGIGMRSHTGVAAKMFKVLSDEGINIKVITTSEIKISVLIDRKYMELAVQALHDAFELDKAA, from the coding sequence ATGCCTGTTCTGGTTATGAAATTTGGTGGGACTTCGGTTGCCACTTTGGACCGTATCCGCCGCGCGGCAAAGCGCGTCGGCGTCGAGGTGGCCAAGGGCTATGACGTGATCGTCATCGTATCCGCCATGTCGGGCGAGACGAACAAGCTGGTGGGCTTCGTCAATGAGACCTCGCCGCTCTATGATGCGCGCGAATATGACGCCATCGTGTCGAGCGGGGAGAATGTCACCGCTGGCCTGATGGCGCTGACTTTGCAGGAAATGGACGTGCCCGCACGCTCGTGGCAGGGCTGGCAGGTGCCGGTGCGCACCACCGATGCCCATTCCGCCGCGCGGATCGAAGAGATCCCCACCGACAACATCAACGCCAAGTTCGGCGAAGGCATGAAGGTGGCCGTGGTCGCAGGTTTTCAGGGCATCAGCCCGCAGGGCCGGATCACCACGCTGGGCCGGGGCGGGTCTGATACAACCGCCGTCGCCTTTGCCGCCGCCTTTGGCGCGGAGCGCTGCGATATCTATACCGACGTCGATGGTGTCTACACCACCGACCCGCGGGTCGAATCCAAGGCCCGCAAACTTGACAAGATTTCCTTTGAAGAGATGCTGGAACTGGCCTCTCTCGGGGCGAAGGTTTTGCAGACCCGTTCGGTCGAACTGGCGATGCGCTACAAGGTTAAACTGCGGGTGCTGAGCAGTTTCGAAGAACAATCTGACGACGCCGGGACGCTCGTCTGCGATGAGGAGGAAATCATGGAAAGCAATGTGGTGGCCGGGGTCGCGTTTTCCCGTGATGAGGCAAAGATGACCTTGGTGTCCGTGGCGGACCGCCCCGGCATCGCCGCGACGATCTTTACCGCGCTCAGCGAGGGCGGCGTGAACGTCGATATGATCGTTCAGAACATTTCCGAAGAGGGGCGCACCGATATGACGTGGTCCTGCCCCGTCGATCAGGTGATCCGCGCTGAAAAGGCGATGGAAAAGGCCCATGAAGAGGGGATCATCAACTATCAGGAGTTGATCGCCGACAAGGCCGTGGCCAAGGTTTCCGTGGTGGGGATCGGCATGCGCAGCCATACCGGCGTGGCCGCCAAGATGTTCAAGGTGCTCTCGGACGAGGGGATCAACATCAAGGTGATCACCACTTCTGAGATCAAGATCAGCGTGTTGATCGACCGCAAGTATATGGAATTGGCCGTGCAAGCCCTGCACGACGCTTTCGAGCTTGATAAAGCGGCCTAA
- a CDS encoding flavin reductase family protein → MFYRPEDGHGLPHNPFNAIISPRPIGWISTRDGAGRDNLAPYSFFNAVAYVPPQVMFASTSAKEDVDGTKDSVANIRETGVFCVNVVEYAARDVMNVSSAMLPHGEDEFARAGIDKAECEQIACARVANAPASLECKLTQIVQLPGEANFAVFGEVVGVHMRDDCVVDGRFDVTRFQPLSRLGYRDYTVVRDVFELKRPDD, encoded by the coding sequence ATGTTCTATCGTCCCGAAGACGGCCATGGTCTGCCGCATAACCCGTTCAACGCCATCATCAGCCCCCGCCCGATCGGCTGGATCTCCACCCGTGATGGTGCGGGCCGCGACAACCTCGCGCCCTATTCCTTTTTCAACGCCGTCGCCTATGTGCCGCCGCAGGTGATGTTCGCCTCGACCAGCGCCAAGGAAGACGTGGACGGCACCAAGGATTCCGTGGCCAACATCCGGGAGACCGGGGTGTTCTGCGTGAACGTGGTGGAATATGCGGCGCGCGACGTGATGAACGTGAGTTCTGCCATGCTGCCTCATGGCGAGGATGAATTCGCCCGCGCCGGGATCGACAAGGCCGAGTGCGAACAGATCGCCTGTGCGCGGGTGGCCAATGCGCCCGCGAGCCTCGAGTGCAAGCTGACCCAGATCGTGCAACTGCCGGGCGAGGCGAATTTCGCGGTTTTCGGTGAGGTCGTGGGCGTGCATATGCGCGACGATTGCGTGGTCGACGGGCGGTTCGACGTGACCCGTTTCCAGCCGCTGTCGCGTTTGGGGTACCGCGATTACACAGTGGTGCGGGATGTGTTCGAATTGAAGCGGCCGGATGATTGA
- a CDS encoding NUDIX hydrolase, whose protein sequence is MVKQAPISLNGGQKDELRIQFAALCWRRKRGKLQILLITSRGSKRWIIPKGWPMEGKTPAASALVEAWEEGGVVGQARGQCLGVYSYAKTGADGTLPCLAMLYPVKVKALAKHFPEKGQRKRMWCSRRKAARLVEAPDLARLIRDFDPRSGGLAG, encoded by the coding sequence ATGGTGAAACAGGCTCCGATATCCTTGAACGGCGGACAGAAGGATGAGCTGCGCATTCAATTCGCGGCGCTTTGCTGGCGTCGTAAACGGGGCAAGTTGCAGATCCTGCTGATCACTTCGCGCGGGAGCAAACGTTGGATCATTCCCAAGGGCTGGCCGATGGAGGGCAAGACCCCCGCCGCCTCGGCCTTGGTCGAGGCTTGGGAGGAAGGCGGCGTTGTGGGGCAGGCGCGGGGGCAATGTCTGGGCGTTTATAGCTATGCCAAAACCGGCGCGGATGGGACCTTGCCCTGTCTGGCGATGCTCTACCCGGTGAAGGTCAAGGCGCTGGCCAAACACTTCCCCGAGAAGGGACAGCGCAAGCGGATGTGGTGTTCGCGCCGCAAGGCCGCCCGGCTGGTGGAGGCCCCCGATCTGGCGCGGCTGATCCGAGATTTCGATCCGCGCAGCGGTGGTTTGGCAGGCTGA